The Stutzerimonas stutzeri DNA window GTCAACTACAGCCTGAAATGGGGCGGCGACTACGAACAGTCATCCGATGCCCAGCAGGCGTTGGCCAGTACGCTGGCGGTGCCCTACCTGGCGATGGTGCTGGTCACCGTGCTGCTGTTCGCCAAGGTGCGCCAGCCGCTGATGATCTGGCTGGTGGTACCCATGGCGATCTGCGGCGTCAGTTTCGGCCTGTTGCTCACCGGCCAGGCCTTCGGCTTCATGGCGCTGCTCGGCCTGCTCAGCCTGACCGGCATGCTGATCAAGAACGCCGTGGTGCTGGTGGACGAGATCGACCGGCAGATCGATGACGAAGTGCCACGCCTGACCGCCATCATCGAGGCCTCGGCGTCACGCCTGCGCCCGGTAATGATGGCTGCTGGCACCACGGTGCTGGGCATGGTGCCGCTGCTGTTCGACCCGTTCTTCGCCAACATGGCGGTGACCATCATGGGCGGCCTGGGCTTCGCCACGCTGCTGACCCTACTTGCGGTGCCATGTCTGTACCTGCTGTTCATGAAAGTGCGACCGGAGGAAACCGCATGACTGCCAAGGCCCTGGCCGCTCCGCTGCTGCTCGCCCTGGCCCTGAGCGCCTGCTCCAGCGCACCGCAGTATGCCGATCCGCAAATGCCGGAAGGCTGGTTCAGTGCCGCCGGCGCGCAAGCGGCGGATGCCGAAACGCTGGCCGCCTGGTGGCGCCAGTTCGATGACCCACAGCTCACCGCACTGGTCAGCCGCGCCATGCAGCAGAACCACGATGTGCGCCTGGCCATGGCGCGGGTCGACAGCGCCCGCGCGCAGCTGCGCCAGTCGCGCGCCGGCCTGCTGCCGAGCTTCGATTTGCCGGGCTCGGCCAGCCGCCAGTGGATAGAGAACGACCAGGACGCCGAACCCGGCAGCCCGCTGGCCGAGTTCATCCCGGACGACGACCCGATCGCCTTCGACAGCTGGGAACTGGCGCTGCAGGCGACCTGGGAACTGGACCTGTTCGGCGCCACCCGCGCCCGGCGCGACAGCGCCGCCCAGCAACTGCGCTCGGCCGAGGCGCAGACGGTGGCCGCACGCCTGGCTGTGGCTGCCAACACCGCGCAGGGCTATCTGCAACTGCGCGCGCTGCAAGGGCAGCGCGCCCTGCTGGTGGAAGGCATCGAGGTGGCCCGCGAACTGGAGCGCATCGCCGGGCTGCTGTTTCACGCCGGCGAGGTGACCCGGCTGGACGTCGAGGCCACATCCGCCGAACGCGCATCGCTGGAGGCCGATCTGGACGAGCTGGATATCCACCTGGCCGAAGCGCAGCTGGCACTGGATACCCTGCTCGCCGAGCCGCCGGGCAGTACCGCCGTCCACCTCGCCGCCAGTGCGGCGGTGCCGCTGGCCGAATCGCGAATCGCCGCCGGTCAGCCCATCGACCTGTTGCGCCGTCGCCCGGACTTGATCGCCGAAGCGGCGCGGCTGGATGCCGCCGAGTTGCAGGCACTGGCCGCCCGCCGCGACCTGTTCCCGAAACTGGCGGTGCAGGCCGCCGTGGGTCGCTCGGGCTTCGCCCTGGGCGACGCCGTTTCCAGCGCTTCGAACTTCGCCCGGGTCGGCGCCACCTTCGGTCTGCCGCTGCTGGACTATGCAAACCGTGGCGCCGCCATCGAACTGGCCGATGCCGAGGGCGAGGGCGCCTACATCGCCTTCGAGCAGGCCCTGGCCCGGGCGCTGGAGGAGGTCGAACGCGGCCTGACACGCATTGCCGGCCAGCAACGTCGGCACGCCGCCCTCAGCCGCACCCGCGAGCACCGCGAGCGCGCGCACCGGCTGGCGCAGCGCAGCTACGAGTTGGGCGAGGCGAACCTGAGCGAGGTGCTGGACGCTCAGCGCGGCGCACTGCAGGCGCGCCAGCGGGCACTGGAAGGTCGCGCCGCACTGGCAACCGCGCAGGTGGCGTTGTACGTGGCGCTGGGTGGTGGCTGGAACGCCGCGGATGGTGCGGCGGTCTCTGAGGATCAGTCAGCGCCCTGAGGGGTCGGTTGGTGACAATGCAAGCCGGCTGGCGCATGGGCTACTCGGCAGCGGGCGGGCCGAGTAGCCAAAATCATCACCCCTTCATCCAGGGCGGCTCGGGCGCCTCGTCCGGCTCGCCGTCTTCTGCGCCCCGCATGGCCTCCCGCCGCGCCTGTTCGGCCAGCGTCGCCTTGATCTCCCGCATCACCGCATCGATATCCGCCGCATCCTCCGGCTCGGCGAACTCGCCGGTCAGCTCGGTCTCCGGGGTCAGCTTGCCCTGCTGATAGAGCGCCCACATCTCCTTGGCATAGCGGGTGAACCTGAGCTCCGGGGCGAAGCGTCCGAAATAGGCCGACATGTTGCCGACATCCCGCTCAAGCATCTCGAATGCATGGTTGTTGCCCGCCGCGTCCACGGCCTGCGGCAGGTCGATGATGACCGGGCCGTGCTCGTCGAGCAGCACGTTGAACTCCGACAGGTCGCCGTGCACCAGCCCGGCGCAGAGCATCTTCACCACTTCATGGATCATGAAGGCGTGGAATTCGCGGGCATCGTCCGGATGCAGGTCGACATCATTGAGGCGCGGTGCGGCATCGCCATCCTCGCCGGCGATCATTTCCATCAGCAGGACACCATCGAGAAAGTCGTAGGGCTTGGGCACCCGCACGCCGGCGTCAGCCAGGCGGAACAGGGCCGCCACCTCGGCGTTCTGCCAGTTCTCTTCCTTCTCCTTGCGCCCGTGCTTGGAGCCCTTGGCCATGGCGCGCGCGTCGCGACTGCTGCGCACCTTGCGCCCCTCCTGGTATTTCACGGCCTGGCGGAAACTGCGCTTGTTGGCTTCCTTGTAGACCTTGGCGCAACGCAGCTCGTCGCCGCAGCGCACCACATACACCGCTGCTTCCTTGCCGCTCATCAGCGGCCGCAGCACCTCGTCGATCAGGCCATCCTCGATCAGCGGTTCGAGTCGTTTAGGCGTTTTCATCAGCGGCTTGCAGGTCCTTCGGTCAGGGGCGGTGTTGCAGGTTACGGCAATCACAAACCGGCTTCCATGCCTGCCATCGAGTTTGAAAGCGCGCTTTGGATTGGCGCACAGCACGTTCAGCGCCGACAATCGAGCCATCATTCCCTGGAGCACCGTCATGCTCGATGAAGACCGTTGCTGGCAGGCGCTGTGCGAGCGCGATGCCGCCTTCGATGGGCGTTTCGTCTTCGCCGTGCGCTCGACCGGCATCTTCTGCCGGCCCAGCTGCCCGGCCCGCCGCCCCGCCCGCGAGCGGGTGGCCTTTTTTGCCGATGGCGAAGCGGCCCGCGCCGCTGGCTTTCGTCCCTGCCGACGCTGCTCGCCAATGGGGCCAAGCCCGAGCGAGCAGCTGGACGCGCTGGTCGTCGCCGCCTGTCGCCTGCTCGACGAAGCCACCGGGCCCATGACACTGCCCCAGCTGGCTGCACGTATCGGCCTGTCGCCGACGCATCTGGCCCGCGCCTTCAAGGCGCGCACCGGTCTGACGCCCCATGCCTGGGCAACCGCGCGCCGGCGTGAACGCCTCGATGCCCAACTGCCCGAGGCCGGTTCGGTACTGGATGCCGCCCTTGCCGTCGGTTACTCCGGCACCCGTGCGCCCTATGCCGAGGCACGGGCGCTGACCCCGGCACAACGGCGTCGCAAGGGCGCCGGCGAAACCCTGCGCAATGCCCTGGCGCCCTGTCCGCTCGGCCTGCTGCTGCTTGCCGCCAGCGACAAGGGCATCTGTGCCCTGCTGTTCGGCGATGACGAAGGCGCGCTGGAGCAGGAGCTGCGCTCGCGCTTCGCCGCCGCCGACCTGCGCCGCGATCAGGCCGGGCTGGGCGACTGGCTGCAGGCGATCGTCAGCCAGCTGGAAGAACCGCAGCGCGCCACCCAGCTGCCTCTCGACCTGCGCGGCACAGCCTTTCAGCAGCGCGTCTGGCAGGCGCTGCAGCAGATTCCCGCCGGCGAGACACGCCGCTACGGCGAGCTGGCGGCGACCCTCGGCAGCCACGCGCGGGCGGTGGCGCGTGCCTGCGCCAGCAACCCGATCGGCCTGCTGGTACCCTGCCACCGCGTGGTCGGCAGCCAGAACGCGCTGACCGGCTACCGCTGGGGCCTGGCGCGCAAGGCCAGGCTGCTCGATCGGGAAGGGCAAGGCGAGTCGGGAGCCTGAGCGGATTTCAGCGGTCGGATATTGCAGTGCCGCCCACCGCAGGAAGCCGTCATGACCGAACTGAAGCGTTACCGCATCCACTACCGCATCAATGGCGAGCCCGCTTCGCTGCTGATCAGCTCGTTCGAGATGCCCGGTCTCGAACAGGCCGAGCTGGAGATCCTGCTGCATCATGTCCGCGAGCCGCGTGCCGCGGTCGACGCACCCTGGGAGAACCCGGTGCACCCCAGCGAAGCCAGCCGCTTGAGCGAACTGGGCGTCAGCGATATCCAGATCGAAGAGGAAAGCCGCTGAAGTCCCGGTAGCATTGCCCACCCGCCCTCGCAGACCGCATGGAGCTCTCGTGCAGCTGATCGACACTCATACCCACCTCGACTTCGAGATGTTCGACGATGACCGGGCGCAGGTGATCGCCCGCGCCCGGAACGCCGGTGTCGAACGCATCGTGGTGCTCGGGGTGCATGCCGCCAACTGGCAGCGGGTC harbors:
- a CDS encoding efflux transporter outer membrane subunit; amino-acid sequence: MTAKALAAPLLLALALSACSSAPQYADPQMPEGWFSAAGAQAADAETLAAWWRQFDDPQLTALVSRAMQQNHDVRLAMARVDSARAQLRQSRAGLLPSFDLPGSASRQWIENDQDAEPGSPLAEFIPDDDPIAFDSWELALQATWELDLFGATRARRDSAAQQLRSAEAQTVAARLAVAANTAQGYLQLRALQGQRALLVEGIEVARELERIAGLLFHAGEVTRLDVEATSAERASLEADLDELDIHLAEAQLALDTLLAEPPGSTAVHLAASAAVPLAESRIAAGQPIDLLRRRPDLIAEAARLDAAELQALAARRDLFPKLAVQAAVGRSGFALGDAVSSASNFARVGATFGLPLLDYANRGAAIELADAEGEGAYIAFEQALARALEEVERGLTRIAGQQRRHAALSRTREHRERAHRLAQRSYELGEANLSEVLDAQRGALQARQRALEGRAALATAQVALYVALGGGWNAADGAAVSEDQSAP
- a CDS encoding PA4780 family RIO1-like protein kinase, coding for MKTPKRLEPLIEDGLIDEVLRPLMSGKEAAVYVVRCGDELRCAKVYKEANKRSFRQAVKYQEGRKVRSSRDARAMAKGSKHGRKEKEENWQNAEVAALFRLADAGVRVPKPYDFLDGVLLMEMIAGEDGDAAPRLNDVDLHPDDAREFHAFMIHEVVKMLCAGLVHGDLSEFNVLLDEHGPVIIDLPQAVDAAGNNHAFEMLERDVGNMSAYFGRFAPELRFTRYAKEMWALYQQGKLTPETELTGEFAEPEDAADIDAVMREIKATLAEQARREAMRGAEDGEPDEAPEPPWMKG
- the ada gene encoding bifunctional DNA-binding transcriptional regulator/O6-methylguanine-DNA methyltransferase Ada; the encoded protein is MLDEDRCWQALCERDAAFDGRFVFAVRSTGIFCRPSCPARRPARERVAFFADGEAARAAGFRPCRRCSPMGPSPSEQLDALVVAACRLLDEATGPMTLPQLAARIGLSPTHLARAFKARTGLTPHAWATARRRERLDAQLPEAGSVLDAALAVGYSGTRAPYAEARALTPAQRRRKGAGETLRNALAPCPLGLLLLAASDKGICALLFGDDEGALEQELRSRFAAADLRRDQAGLGDWLQAIVSQLEEPQRATQLPLDLRGTAFQQRVWQALQQIPAGETRRYGELAATLGSHARAVARACASNPIGLLVPCHRVVGSQNALTGYRWGLARKARLLDREGQGESGA